The following proteins come from a genomic window of Legionella cherrii:
- the lpxC gene encoding UDP-3-O-acyl-N-acetylglucosamine deacetylase, protein MTNQRTPKKVIQATGVGLHSGEKVLLTLRPAPVNTGIVFRRVDLSPVVEILASYENVGDTMLCTTLHHGPVKIATVEHLLSALAGLGIDNAYIDVNAPELPIMDGSAAPFVFLIQSAGIREQNAPKKYIRILKPIRVEDNGKFVQFYPYNGYKISFTIDFDHPAFNDKPQTVSFDFSTTSYVKEVCRARTFGFLSDYEKLRECDLAKGGSLDNAIVVDDYRVLNDDGLRFESEFVSHKVLDAIGDLYLLGSSLIGAFEGYKSGHELNNRLLRELMVRQDAWEYTYFDTEEYLPKMHTEFFPVEA, encoded by the coding sequence ATGACAAATCAAAGAACTCCTAAAAAGGTGATCCAGGCAACTGGGGTAGGATTGCATTCCGGTGAAAAAGTGCTTTTAACCTTGAGACCTGCTCCTGTAAATACAGGCATTGTTTTTAGACGCGTAGACCTTTCACCTGTAGTGGAAATATTAGCATCTTATGAGAATGTTGGTGATACAATGTTATGTACCACCTTACATCATGGACCAGTTAAAATTGCAACTGTGGAACATTTACTTTCCGCCTTAGCTGGTTTGGGAATTGACAATGCTTATATTGATGTCAATGCTCCTGAATTACCTATTATGGATGGTAGTGCTGCTCCCTTTGTTTTCCTGATTCAATCAGCAGGGATACGTGAACAAAATGCACCTAAAAAATACATACGTATTCTTAAGCCTATTCGCGTGGAAGACAATGGGAAATTTGTCCAATTTTATCCATATAACGGCTATAAAATTTCCTTCACTATTGATTTTGATCATCCGGCTTTTAATGATAAGCCACAAACAGTAAGTTTTGATTTTTCTACAACCTCTTATGTGAAAGAGGTATGCCGAGCACGTACATTTGGATTCCTTTCCGATTATGAGAAATTAAGGGAATGCGATTTAGCTAAAGGCGGAAGTTTAGATAATGCCATTGTAGTTGATGACTATCGTGTTCTCAATGATGATGGACTTCGCTTTGAATCCGAATTTGTTTCTCATAAGGTATTGGATGCAATCGGTGATTTGTACCTGTTAGGTTCAAGTTTGATAGGTGCGTTTGAAGGCTACAAATCAGGCCATGAATTAAATAACAGACTATTACGTGAATTAATGGTAAGACAAGACGCCTGGGAATATACTTATTTTGATACGGAAGAATATCTTCCTAAAATGCATACTGAATTTTTTCCTGTCGAAGCCTAA